ACAAATTAGAATTGAACTATTTTTTATTGCAAAACCATCTtcctaatcaaaattgaattttctaacaattttttgtCAAGTCATATTCTAGGCCGAAACCCTCAATTGTGACTTCCACCACTGACTGCAATCCTTGTATACCAACCCAATTGATACTACaacacttgagtacttaaaaaacaaacaaaaattaactttattttaaatatatacaaaatcttaTTGGATCCTTCAATTAAATTGAATAGGCCATAAAGTAattgcaaaaagaaagaaatggagaaaaacgGAGGTACAAGAATGCCTAGCTAGATTTATCTTAGTGGAAACATCACATGATATATCTTTCTCctaaaaaaatacacaaaattgtagataattacaaaatggaaccaaaaaaacaaagcaaaggaaACAAAATGTGACGTCAGAAATCAAATCATGGgaggagaaaataaaagaatgaatttttgttcTATTATTCATAGAAAATgatcattggtataaaatgAATTCTAAGATATTTTAATATTTCACCTTTTATCCATGAAGAACTACCAAATAAAAACATCATCCTATAAATTTAACAAACAAATGCCAGTTGGCTATAACATTATGAtaaaaaaatagagcaaacatGAGAGATTAGagatgaagaaaaaaggaagaaaagaaaatgtaaaatgggataaaaataataaagaattcTTTTTGCTAAGTAGCTATCatcttgacaaaaaaaaaaaaaaagaacatggcAACAATCTTAGTTagattagttttaaaaaataaaaaataaaaaaagtgggGGATGACATTAGTTActgcaagaagaaaaagaagagatggAGTTGATTTTCTTaaggagaaaaaatattttaatcctTTAACCCAATTGGATCAAAAATGGGAAGGAAAAATTTAGGTAAAATAATCAAAGGTCcacttgtcaaaaatatatgcaTTACATGTGTCAAAAAGATGGTTAGCTACAGTAACTTGAATTTCTTTTTATATACAAGGTAGATCTTACTGCACTTGTTTGGTCTGGTAGGCTAGTGTAGAAGTTCCGGTGCTTTTTTAGACTCCCCTTCCCTACAGCATAGGGTAGTGTAGAAGTTCTGATGGCTCATCTTAATGTAGAAATAGAGTAAATGTTCCTGCTAATGACCAATAAAAGAAAGATAATAAATTGAGCCATCTCACATGAGTCAACTTAGTGTAGTTTAATTGGCTCATCTAAGTGaagtttaaaattttgaactccTAATTATCCAAACATATCTTAGTGTATTGTGCGTTTATCTTATATGTAATGACTACGGTATCACAGTTACACACGTATGACATGTACACCatattttaatttaaaatttaaattcagtTTAATTATCATGCATTCACTGGTGACAAAATATACGTGGTCAATGTTAGAATGCTAATCTATGTATACAGACTTAAATTCATAAAATTTCTAGTGATATAGTTATAATTTCATAAGGACCGGTGTTTTGACACAAAATCGAGATcaaatttataaatttagatcATAAAAAGATTTGGAATAACATGATTGGGAGCTCACAACTATGACTAAACCTACTATAGTCTTCTTTGGAAGGTAATTTttcaccaaatttttttttaatatttttcaatcacttttttattttacatacatcaaGTCACTAtagtatatttttctataaaattccCTAAAAATAACAATGTAAAGGGGTAAATTTTTGTGAATCcaattactcaaaaaaaaaataaagtggaAAGAATTGAAATATCAGCATCACCACCTACCTGCCCCCCGGCCACGGGGCCCGTGTGATGTCACAGGACTGTTACGGACATTCGGTAGTCCAATTAACGGTGGGGTCGGTCGTTCGTCGTAGCCTTCCACTGGACTCTACTGCAGCGGGGCCCCAAGGGATGTGGTTTCGTAGTCGAAGCTGAGTCAGGATGGACCCCACCAcctgtaaaaaaataaaaagtatccGAAAAGAACAGCCAGCGAGCGAATCCAATGCTGCCGTTGTTTGGTGGGATTGAAATTCAATCGCCAATTCACTGCAGGCAACAATGCGCAGCCCTATAACACTGCATGTATAGCCCCCAAGTGAATGGGCTGGTGGTTGGCGCCTCTTTCTCGGGACCGTTAGGTCCTGGGGTTGAACCTCCGCAGCAACATCGGTTTTTCCGTGCATCTAACGTGCTAGATCTGGTTGGGGCGCTGGGCCCGGCCGGattgggattagtcgggccacCTTTACGGACTTGACCCGGACACTCACTCCgtcgacaaaaaaaataaaaaaataaaataaaattacactGCATGTATAGTTTCATTTTCATAATCTTGGTTGGGGAATTAATTCCCTTTTAGTCCTAGTATGCAATACTGCTGTCTTGACGATCCGTATTAGTATAAATTTCCTGAGGCCTAGGGaatattttagaatattttattttggagttattttttgtttcttgggtGGAGGGTAAGGAGGGACTAGAAAAGGAATTATGACTAATTTAAGTTCTTTATGCTGATGCATTTTGGGGCAAGGATTGCTTTAGAACCCCAAATATCCAGATTTCGACTCCTTCAATAATAACTTTTGAATCCCCATAAGATGAGAAGCTTAGTCTAATAATAATATTGGCGGAATCCATTAGCCCATTGGTTGTCCAGCCCAACGGAGTATCCAACTCAAATGCCAGTCTAATTACTTGACTGAGGATTTTAGAAATTAGGGTTGTGGATTGGCAAAAGTTTGTGGACCTATGGAAAAAGAATACTGTAGTGTATTTGATGAAACAGCAAAATCAAAACTGAAACTAAATATGATTTAATTCAATAGTTAAAATAGACAAATCTTAGAGCTGTTACGACAAGATAATATACACAAAATTATGTAGAAATTTATTGGTAGACTTCTTCATGACCTACTCATAATCACTTCCTTCTCTGAAATCTGAATGCATCATAGCTTTCATAGCACTTCAACAAGCATTTTGTTAAGTAAGACAAAATACTATTCACAATAGTAATTTAGAAAGAAGTAATTTTGATGGAACTTTTAAATACCATAAAGGATATGCAGAGGACAGGGCAAAACTAGTTAAAAGTATTGGCtttggatagggtattatttgaaatattatttggaataattactatagcactttttatgatgtgatgtatgcgagataaaaaaaatggttggaaatataaaaaagatggattaaaaaatgtgtttatgatgcaagcgaaatattatttgaaaatttttttgtatcCATCAGTTTACGGGCATTTCAGAACCCCAAAGTCGTCCCCGCCGAATCCAAGAGGCCTCAGGCCTTGAAAAGAGGTCAGTCTTAAGGGAGACCATGCGAATGGTTGAATTGAATACACGTTTTATCTTTAATCCAATCTAATTAACTGAGCTTCTTTTAGAATAGAACGGATAAAGGAAGGAGCTAAGAGCTTTCCGCCaagtttttttttgtcactttcTTCTTTTATAAACTTCTTCGCTAAACTCAATTCAAAAAAAGCTGTACTGACTAGCGTGAACTCACGGATTGAGTTGTAAACGGTACCTTTGCTGGGAAAAAGCAGATCAATCAAGTTAATCAAGGACGGAGCTGTTAGTGACGATTGGCCCAGGGGCCCTTGGGCCTCAGGGCATAGATAGATCATAGGTGAGTACAAATAGGCCCGTTAAAGACGAGTAAGCAGGGTGCGACGAAGCCCACGGGGTGGCACATGGTCGTACTTAAAGGACGAACCACTGGCATTACTTAACCATGCCTTCTGCACTTAAAGGACTGCCCATTTGTAACCCATAGATTATCCTCCTACTTGGCTCATTCTTACCCTCGCATAGCTGaaagctattttatttttttaaatcctTCCACTCCTCTCCGTACCATTCCAAGGTTCAACTGTTAGGTACAGACTTTGAACTGAGCCTGATAGCGGGAAGCCTGAGTTGAAAGCCAGTTACTCTCCACAAAGCATACTCCAATCATACCACTCACTGCATTTCCCTTGCGCCATGTCTAGCTCATTTTTTGGTTCAACCACGAGCGAGCAAAGATGGGCTAATCAGTTCAATAAACATTTCACCATATACATTGAAAATGATGCCTCCATCTTTCGTGTACCAAAAAAAGTATGCGACACAAAGCCAGAAACTTATGCCCCTCAGCAGATAGGCCTAGGAGCATATCATAACTTGAGGCCTGATCTTGATGAAATGAACCGCAGAAAGCTTGAGGCTGTCAAGATATTTTTGAAGCCGGAACAGTACCGGAATTTCAAAAGCCTAATTGTCGACAAGGTCAAAGAGCTTGAGCCCTCAGTACGCGCTTGCTACAGCAAGTACTTGGACATTGATGGCGATACTTTGGCATGGATCATGTCTATTGATGGTGTATATTTGCTTCATCGGCTGAGCACCTATAGATATAAAGGAAGTGTTGATTCGGAGGACAGGAAGTTTGCTCAGGACATTGCAATGTTGGAGAATCAAATGCCCGTGATTGTGCTCGAAGAAATATTGAAGGCTATTCAAGCTCCTGTTGAAGGTGAGGTGCAAGGTgccgatgatgatgatgaagctggtgatggtgaggatgaagaagaagatgacgTTGAGGAAGAGGATGAAAGTGAGAACGAggaagaaaacaaggaaaaaaaattaaatcgatTGTTTTTGTCATTCTGTAAAGCACACACTCCCCTTGGCCTAACTGATAAAGCAGGAATTCTTGGCGATACCTCTAATCCTCATCTTCTGAGTTATATGTATAATTTGATTGTGAAAAATCGGTCTCTTGGAGATCAGTCTCCCGAAGTTCGTATTCTTTTATCTTCGGCACCAGTCGAGGTAGCTGATCCAGTTACACAAGTTACACAGGCTGAAAGCGTTGCAGCTGATTTGACGGGGCAGAAACCTCTGCAACTGTTAGCTAGTTTGCCACTGCAGCAGCTTGCTGATCTTTTCAAAGAAGATTCAGAAAAAGGAAACTCTTCAATTGAAGAGATCCATATCCCATCAGCTTCCCAACTTGATGCAATTTGcaaagtacaatttgaagtcTGGAGTGAAGATTCAGGCGTCAAAATAATGGAGCTTGATAAATTGAATCGGGTAATGTGCCTCCCCGTAATTACTTTGAACACTGATTCAGAAGTGATATTACGAAACCTGGTGGCTTATGAAGTTGCCTCAGCTTCTCCTGGATCTACCCTTATACTTGCCGGATATGTGGATTTCATGTGCGGCATTATTGATACTGCAAAAGATGTAGATTTGCTCAAGGAAAAAGGAATCATAGAAAGCAATCTCCTGAGTGAAGAAATCGCAGAAATCTTCAATGGGATAAGCAAATCTAGCAGTCAGCGTGCCCTTCCTGAATTAGAAGAGGCTACTCAGGATTTGAATAGGATTTATGACAGCACTTTCAGAGTCAGAACTTGGAGATTGATAAGAGACTATTTGATTCCATCTGTCAAACTCTTTTTTGCGATATTGGTGCTTTTGCTGCTCACAGTACAATCAGTTTGCCAGGTTTATGGCTGCAGTGCAAGTTCGCTTGGCAGGGTCAGTTCTATATGATCATTATGGTTTTACAGAAAGTTCTTGTTTGCCTTCGGGTTTTGATCTTAAAATTAGAATTTCGTGTTTGTCAATTTGAGGAGGTGTTAATTATTGTTCTTTTGACTACAACCTAATGATAAGAGTACTAGTTTGGCAAagacttctttctttttctgtttttcaacgcaaatatattttttttatgcatCAAACTATATATCTCTTACAGTATTAATGAAGCAAAATAGCATACACAAGCACAAATTTTGATTCGAAATTTTTCTTTGAGTAAAATATACTTAAGCAAGTTTTTCCGTAACGCTCTTGTGATTTCAAAAGATATACATAACCTCTCATAATTTGTACTATAATATTAAAGTGATGAAAACAATCTTTTATTGTGACACATTTATATCATGCAATCGAAGAAAAAACACCTAATTAAACTAATAAGTTTGAGACGTCAGGCACCCTTTTTCCTCGTCTCATTTAATCGAAAAAACCTTTCTTTGGATCAAACTATCTAACATTGCTACCTAaatcataaatatatatatatatatatttataggaCAAAAGCCATCTAGAGAATAATAAAGAATAGGTGGTCTTTCCCTAGTCATAAGTTTTATAATTGAGTCAAACCAGGTTAAATATTTTCTATCACTCTTATTTCATGCGGTGGATTGGTCTCATTAAATGGTTAAGTTCTTGATTGTtcaataattatttattttgcatcATGGATCccaacaattggtatcagagcatagTTGGATCGGATTAAATATTGATATCAAATGGATTTGTAACAATTTAATAGGGTCAACATCCTTGTTCAAGAAAGTTTGGTAAAGAGCattgaaggggaaaggattggaagCCAACAAACATCTCAATAGGTGAtaaaggataaaagaaaataGTGGAGTccaatgtaaaatttgaatctaaTCCAATGGAGATGTTTTCACAATTTTCAAATATGTGCACTTCGCCTGGCGTTTGGATTTTAGATTTTGGTTGTAGCCATTCTTTGGTTCGTGTGGTATATGTCCAAAGGAcgcaaaaaatttaaatttctatgCGTTAATAGGCTCTAAAGGCTATGCGGATTTTGTTACAAGGTGGAGCATTACAAACTACACACACGGCGAGATACCTCTGTTGAAAGGGAAGAAGTATGGTTACCTCAATGGTTGAAAGTGTAGTTTAGGaaaggaataatttcagaaatctcacttgaggtttctaacaatttcactgccTTTCCTGAGGTTTATAAAAATGCACTTACCTCCCTTGGTAGAATTGTGGGCCTAATTACTTACACCATATGGTAGGAAATTACTTATATACCCTAAAACATTATGCCTTATAGAAACTAATATCTAACGATTGATTAATTAGAGTACTAATGAAGtattaataactaattaacaaaaataactgTTGAGAATTTTTTTAATGATGAATAGTGACTTGCAATTATAAAATAAGGCCAATTGATATGCCAAATGGCACTATTTTATGATTGATAAAACTTGATAATGATTAGAAACCAGTTGTACACAATGTGAGAAGAAGAACTTtggtaaaagaaaaaacacaagGTAAAAGAAGATTGTTTGTGAGATAGTCCTTCTAGTGCATAATTATTTGTGAGACATTAAAACAAAACTGATAAAGAAACATAATATTTTCAACCCTTCACCAAGTAATGCCAAGGGTATGGTTGTTGACATAAGGAATTTCTGTTTGCAGACAGTATTTCTATGACAATCTTTATGTGTAAAGAGATAGTTATCCACTACTGAGaagaacttttttttctttttttttttttttatcttcaacAGAATTTAAAAGCTTGCAagaattttccatgaaattcaCTAACCATATTTTTGAGAATTCAGTAGTTCAAGAATCTTGGTTTAATTTTTGTGCCCTTCTTGTGCAGTACTATTTAGGTTCAAAGTAAGGATAAGAGCTTTTTAAGAGAAGAAATGTAGCTTGGGCTTTCAGTAttgttctttcttccttcttttttttttttttggaatttctcTATTTcttccaaaaggaaaaaaaatgaggtgAAGATTTATTAGACGAAAATGTCAGTTGCTATATGTGTCTATAAAAGAATCCCACCACCAAATATTCTTGTTCTTGCATCATCCATCACTGTTCAATTGTAAAAATAGGATTGGTTTTAACCACTTGCGATAAAATTAGGTCTTCAATATTGGTAGCATCCAAACTGAAGCAAATATATACCATCAAGTTCCAGGTTCCTGTTATAGCAAGCTCGGATGGAGGGCTCAATCGTTTTCAGCTTATTAATCAGAAGTTCTTCAAAATTATCAAGTATTTCTGGCTGAACAAACCTTTTCACTACAGCAATCTTCTGTTTCTGCACTCAATAAAGCTCTGGGCGTAAACTATGATAGGTTCCTATACCTATTCGCTGAGGGACATAAGCTTCTGGTTTTGTGTCACACTTTTgggctatgttttcagaaccggaccgagtatcgactcggccgaggtcaggggtcagggatcaatgggttcgaccgggggtcgatagaGGTCGAACTGGAtaacgtcataaataaaaattatttaaaaattaaaatattatatataaaatatctaataatatgttaatattaataaaggtatattcatatatatttgatgtttcaaatatatttaacaagaaaatacaaaaaaattagaacaatcaaggagcaatttatgttatttaataaatattaacaagtttagaattaaaattatgaatttaattgaaaaataacatcaaattttgggacaatatttataaagtatgaaatatttgaggtatattaataagttttaacaatttagggggtcaaaacataatattgaaaagattgagttctttttttttaaaaatgcccATTGAACAGAAAAACCGAttttttcccggtcaaacccagtcaaattcaatttttgaccggctttgaccgagctttaaatttctgattttttacTATGACTCGGACCGAACACTTGGCCGATTTTCGGTTCGACCGGCTGGTCCGAtccgagtttcaaaacaaaGCTTTTGGGAACTCCA
This Coffea arabica cultivar ET-39 chromosome 3e, Coffea Arabica ET-39 HiFi, whole genome shotgun sequence DNA region includes the following protein-coding sequences:
- the LOC113737731 gene encoding putative UPF0481 protein At3g02645, producing the protein MSSSFFGSTTSEQRWANQFNKHFTIYIENDASIFRVPKKVCDTKPETYAPQQIGLGAYHNLRPDLDEMNRRKLEAVKIFLKPEQYRNFKSLIVDKVKELEPSVRACYSKYLDIDGDTLAWIMSIDGVYLLHRLSTYRYKGSVDSEDRKFAQDIAMLENQMPVIVLEEILKAIQAPVEGEVQGADDDDEAGILGDTSNPHLLSYMYNLIVKNRSLGDQSPEVRILLSSAPVEVADPVTQVTQAESVAADLTGQKPLQLLASLPLQQLADLFKEDSEKGNSSIEEIHIPSASQLDAICKVQFEVWSEDSGVKIMELDKLNRVMCLPVITLNTDSEVILRNLVAYEVASASPGSTLILAGYVDFMCGIIDTAKDVDLLKEKGIIESNLLSEEIAEIFNGISKSSSQRALPELEEATQDLNRIYDSTFRVRTWRLIRDYLIPSVKLFFAILVLLLLTVQSVCQVYGCSASSLGRVSSI